From a region of the Poecile atricapillus isolate bPoeAtr1 chromosome 4, bPoeAtr1.hap1, whole genome shotgun sequence genome:
- the LOC131579352 gene encoding uncharacterized protein LOC131579352 isoform X1, which produces MDRYRYFIFNQRNMVVLGMFQIAFSTICVTSGFIDGIFRTESQLGKTRAPVWAGMVMGVPGVLALFSSQRKNPVLVNILIVASIFSCVATLIIIVYSFFTLNYGEEEELSPAPVHVIHTRFILNKVVKGANIALLAVSICSAFLVLAMAYLGCRSLPHCSCYDSVTGMEWLQPSEDQNQAVEMVCAVQNSGGTIFNFTDQFPAPDVDAEENTSKPPPYIRMT; this is translated from the exons ATGGATCGGTATCGATATTTCATCTTTAACCAGAGGAACATGGTCGTGCTGGGGATGTTCCAGATAGCCTTCAGCACCATCTGTGTCACCAGTGGGTTCATAGATGGCATTTTCAGAACAGAGTCTCAGCTGGGCAAAACCAGAGCTCCAGTTTGGGCTGGCATG GTGATGGGAGTCCCAGGCGTCCTGGCTTTGTTCTCCTCGCAGAGGAAGAATCCAGTTCTT GTGAATATACTGATAGTTGCTTCCATATTCTCTTGTGTCGCCACCCTCATTATAATAGTTTATAGCTTCTTCACGCTGAACTATGGTGAAGAGGAGGAGTTGAGTCCTGCCCCAGTCCATGTTATCCATACT aggtTCATACTCAATAAAGTTGTCAAGGGTGCTAATATAGCCCTGCTGGCTGTATCCATCTGCAGTGCCTTTTTGGTACTGGCCATGGCTTACTTGGGATGCCGGAGTCTTCCACACTGCTCCTGCTATGACAGTGTAACTGGGATG GAATGGTTGCAACCTAGTGAGGACCAAAATCAGGCTGTGGAAATGGTTTGTGCTGTACAAA ACTCTGGGGGGACAATTTTTAACTTCACAGATCAGTTTCCGGCCCCGGATGTAGATGCAGAGGAAAACACATCCAAACCTCCACCATATATCAGAATGACTTGA
- the LOC131579352 gene encoding uncharacterized protein LOC131579352 isoform X2, whose protein sequence is MDRYRYFIFNQRNMVVLGMFQIAFSTICVTSGFIDGIFRTESQLGKTRAPVWAGMVMGVPGVLALFSSQRKNPVLVNILIVASIFSCVATLIIIVYSFFTLNYGEEEELSPAPVHVIHTRFILNKVVKGANIALLAVSICSAFLVLAMAYLGCRSLPHCSCYDSVTGMEWLQPSEDQNQAVEMVCAVQSE, encoded by the exons ATGGATCGGTATCGATATTTCATCTTTAACCAGAGGAACATGGTCGTGCTGGGGATGTTCCAGATAGCCTTCAGCACCATCTGTGTCACCAGTGGGTTCATAGATGGCATTTTCAGAACAGAGTCTCAGCTGGGCAAAACCAGAGCTCCAGTTTGGGCTGGCATG GTGATGGGAGTCCCAGGCGTCCTGGCTTTGTTCTCCTCGCAGAGGAAGAATCCAGTTCTT GTGAATATACTGATAGTTGCTTCCATATTCTCTTGTGTCGCCACCCTCATTATAATAGTTTATAGCTTCTTCACGCTGAACTATGGTGAAGAGGAGGAGTTGAGTCCTGCCCCAGTCCATGTTATCCATACT aggtTCATACTCAATAAAGTTGTCAAGGGTGCTAATATAGCCCTGCTGGCTGTATCCATCTGCAGTGCCTTTTTGGTACTGGCCATGGCTTACTTGGGATGCCGGAGTCTTCCACACTGCTCCTGCTATGACAGTGTAACTGGGATG GAATGGTTGCAACCTAGTGAGGACCAAAATCAGGCTGTGGAAATGGTTTGTGCTGTACAAAGTGAGTAA
- the SETD7 gene encoding histone-lysine N-methyltransferase SETD7 — protein MDSDEETLEEIVEGHLDDDGLPHGFCTITYSSTDRFEGNFVHGEKNGRGKFCFFDGSTLEGYYVDDALQGQGIYTYEDGVVLHGTYVDGELNGPAQEYDSDGRLIFKGQYKDNIRYGVCWIYYSDGGSLVGEVNEDGEMTGEKIAYVYPDGKTAYFGRFIDGEMIEAKLATLTAVEDGKPQFEVIPGSPVYSFDKSTSSCISTNALLPDPYESERVYVDVSLISSAGEGLFSKIAAEASTVMSFYNGVRITHQEVDSRDWALNGNTISLDDETVIDVPEPYNHAAKYCASLGHKANHSFTPNCTYELFVHPRFGPIKCIRTIRAVEKDEELTVAYGYDHNPVGQNGPEAPEWYQLELKAFQAAQQK, from the exons ATGGACAGCGACGAGGAGACGTTAGAGGAGATAGTGGAAG ggcATCTAGATGATGATGGGCTACCACATGGATTCTGTACGATAACCTATTCATCAACAGACAGATTTGAAGGAAATTTTGtgcatggagaaaaaaatggccgtggcaaattctgcttttttgaTGGAAG CACCTTGGAGGGGTACTACGTTGATGATGCCCTGCAAGGCCAAGGAATCTACACCTACGAGGACGGAGTGGTCCTTCATGGCACCTACGTGGATGGAGAGCTGAATGGCCCAGCCCAGGAGTATGACAGTGATGGGCGGCTGATATTCAAAGGGCAGTATAAAGACAACATCCGATATGGAGTCTGTTGGATTTATTACTCG GATGGAGGCAGCCTTGTGGGAGAAGTGAATGAAGATGGAGAGATGACTGGAGAGAAAATAGCCTATGTGTATCCTGATGGAAAGACTGCATATTTTGGAAGGTTCATAGATGGAGAAATGATAGAAGCAAAATTGGCAACTCTGACAGCTGTTGAGGATGGGAAACCTCAATTTGAAGTCATACCAGGCA gCCCAGTATATAGTTTTGACAAATCTACTTCATCCTGCATTTCTACAAATGCCCTTCTTCCTGATCCTTATGAATCAGAGAg GGTGTATGTGGATGTCTCTCTCATTTCCAGTGCTGGAGAAGGATTGTTTTCAAAAATAGCAGCAGAAGCCAGTACAGTGATGTCCTTCTATAATGGAGTGCGAATTACACACCAGGAg GTAGACAGCAGAGACTGGGCTCTCAATGGAAATACAATATCCCTGGATGATGAAACAGTCATAGACGTGCCAGAGCCCTACAACCACGCTGCCAAGTACTGTGCCTCGCTGGGGCATAAGGCCAACCATTCCTTCACTCCTAACTGCACCTATGAGCT GTTTGTTCATCCTCGTTTTGGGCCCATCAAGTGTATCCGTACCATCAGGGCTGTGGAGAAGGATGAGGAATTGACAGTGGCTTACGGGTATGATCACAACCCTGTGGGGCAGAATGGGCCTGAAGCACCAGAGTGGTACCAGCTGGAACTGAAGGCTTTTCAGGCTGCCCAGCAAAAGTGA